In one window of Mycobacteriales bacterium DNA:
- a CDS encoding MmgE/PrpD family protein codes for MGATERFADFAVHTRLEDVPATVTDAARLVVLDTIGVSLAALDVPIGRIVQDYAAAVGGDDGPHVLGTGIRAAAPIAAQANGTLAHGLDYDDHGHLSTHVLPAALAIGELRGSSGAELLAAYVLGRECGFRLSSIIEAKRKQKLGPTYRGWYRVGVVGPVAAAVAASRMLALDTGRTRHAIAIACSSSAGLRRNLGTMTKALHAGNGAYAGVTAALLAERGFTADAEAIEGELGLVGAICLPGEAEWEPLERLGDPYELAQKIGVKNFPACSPSHVPAEIVLRLREKHGVDPAEVVAVEADLHQFSLRRPDPQEAIATGYSLPYLLAIALVDGALGLDQVDGTRLHDPAVRALMARVTHDPQAAPAGRPERVTIRLADGTVLVEEADGKPDLRTAGPIIAKFADCASRRLDAEGVARLRDAVLESTVDVRSLLELTRSPREAAPC; via the coding sequence CTTCGCCGTCCACACGCGACTCGAGGACGTGCCGGCCACGGTCACCGACGCGGCCAGGCTCGTCGTGCTCGACACGATCGGGGTGAGCCTGGCCGCGCTGGACGTCCCGATCGGCCGGATCGTGCAGGACTATGCGGCCGCGGTCGGCGGCGACGACGGCCCGCACGTGCTCGGCACCGGGATCCGGGCCGCTGCGCCGATCGCCGCCCAGGCCAACGGGACGCTGGCGCACGGGCTGGACTACGACGACCACGGCCACCTGTCCACGCACGTGCTCCCGGCCGCGCTGGCGATCGGCGAGCTGCGCGGGTCCTCAGGGGCCGAACTGCTGGCCGCGTACGTCCTCGGGCGCGAGTGCGGCTTCCGGCTCAGCTCGATCATCGAGGCCAAGCGGAAGCAGAAGCTCGGCCCGACGTACCGCGGCTGGTACCGGGTCGGCGTCGTCGGCCCGGTCGCCGCCGCGGTCGCCGCGAGCCGGATGCTCGCCCTGGACACCGGGCGGACCCGGCACGCGATCGCGATCGCCTGCTCCAGCTCGGCCGGCCTGCGCCGCAACCTCGGCACGATGACCAAGGCCCTGCACGCCGGCAACGGCGCCTACGCCGGGGTCACCGCGGCCCTGCTGGCCGAGCGCGGCTTCACCGCCGACGCCGAGGCGATCGAGGGCGAGCTCGGCCTGGTCGGCGCGATCTGCCTGCCCGGCGAGGCCGAGTGGGAGCCGCTGGAACGCCTGGGTGACCCGTACGAGCTGGCGCAGAAGATCGGGGTGAAGAACTTCCCGGCCTGCAGCCCGAGCCACGTGCCCGCCGAGATCGTGCTGCGGCTGCGGGAGAAGCACGGCGTCGACCCGGCCGAGGTCGTCGCGGTCGAGGCCGACCTGCACCAGTTCTCGCTGCGCCGGCCGGACCCGCAGGAGGCGATCGCGACCGGTTACAGCCTGCCGTACCTGCTGGCGATCGCGCTCGTCGACGGCGCGCTCGGCCTGGACCAGGTCGACGGCACCCGGCTGCACGACCCGGCCGTACGGGCCCTGATGGCCAGGGTGACCCACGACCCGCAGGCCGCGCCGGCGGGACGGCCGGAGCGGGTCACGATCCGCCTCGCCGACGGCACCGTGCTGGTCGAGGAGGCGGACGGCAAGCCCGACCTCCGCACGGCCGGCCCGATCATCGCGAAGTTCGCCGACTGCGCGTCCCGCCGGCTCGACGCCGAGGGCGTCGCCCGGCTGCGGGACGCGGTCCTCGAGTCCACCGTGGACGTCCGCTCGTTGCTGGAACTCACCCGCTCGCCGAGAGAGGCCGCGCCATGTTGA
- a CDS encoding ABC transporter ATP-binding protein, whose amino-acid sequence MLTIEDLYKRFPVKSGGADVLAIDGVTLTVEEGELFTMLGPSGCGKTTTLRSVAGLERPTSGRIAVNGRVLYNSAKKVDVPVNARGLGMVFQSYAIWPHMNVYKNVAFPLTVRSRKTRPSRKQIRERVERVLGVVQLEHLMDRPATDLSGGQQQRLALARALAMEPPLLLLDEPLSNLDAKLREQMRFELKRLQRETGITTVYVTHDQEEALSMSSRIAVMNGGKVEQLGKPREIYTNPVSHFVAGFIGTSNFVEGVITAVEEPGEYRVSGAAGELIVSSPSAFAVGDHVTVGIRPEHLQIVTDDEGSGPGVWKAEVVGRGFLGEVMEHELRVGESVLRMRSNPEVSVPVGEQVLVKLPTKWCRLIPTN is encoded by the coding sequence ATGTTGACCATCGAGGACCTCTACAAGCGTTTCCCGGTGAAGTCCGGCGGCGCGGACGTGCTCGCGATCGACGGCGTGACCCTGACGGTCGAGGAGGGCGAGCTGTTCACCATGCTCGGCCCGTCCGGCTGCGGGAAGACCACCACGCTGCGCAGCGTGGCCGGGCTGGAGCGGCCGACCTCCGGCCGGATCGCCGTCAACGGCCGGGTGCTCTACAACTCGGCCAAGAAGGTCGACGTGCCGGTCAATGCGCGCGGCCTCGGCATGGTCTTCCAGTCGTACGCGATCTGGCCGCACATGAACGTCTACAAGAACGTCGCCTTCCCGCTCACCGTCCGGTCCCGCAAGACCCGGCCCAGCCGCAAGCAGATCCGCGAGCGGGTCGAGCGGGTGCTCGGCGTCGTCCAGCTCGAGCACCTGATGGACCGCCCGGCCACCGACCTGTCCGGCGGCCAGCAGCAGCGCCTCGCGCTGGCCCGGGCGCTGGCGATGGAGCCGCCGCTGCTGCTGCTGGACGAGCCACTGTCCAACCTGGACGCCAAGCTGCGGGAGCAGATGCGCTTCGAGCTCAAGCGGCTGCAGCGGGAGACCGGCATCACGACCGTGTACGTCACGCACGACCAGGAAGAGGCGCTGTCGATGTCCAGCCGCATCGCGGTGATGAACGGCGGCAAGGTCGAGCAGCTGGGCAAGCCCCGGGAGATCTACACCAACCCGGTCTCGCACTTCGTGGCCGGCTTCATCGGCACGTCGAACTTCGTCGAGGGCGTCATCACGGCGGTCGAGGAGCCGGGGGAGTACCGGGTGTCCGGCGCCGCCGGCGAGCTGATCGTCTCCTCGCCGTCAGCCTTTGCCGTCGGCGACCACGTCACGGTCGGCATCCGCCCGGAGCACCTGCAGATCGTCACCGACGACGAGGGCAGCGGGCCGGGCGTCTGGAAGGCCGAGGTCGTCGGCCGCGGCTTCCTGGGCGAGGTCATGGAGCACGAGCTGCGGGTCGGCGAGTCGGTCCTGCGGATGCGCTCCAACCCCGAGGTCTCGGTCCCGGTCGGGGAGCAGGTCCTCGTCAAGCTCCCCACGAAGTGGTGCCGGCTCATCCCCACCAACTGA